In Salinigranum marinum, one DNA window encodes the following:
- a CDS encoding Eco57I restriction-modification methylase domain-containing protein → MKKRPNLGEENELVLQLTDTEFIVLVEAGPGESASEFKPDNRNRRTNLVATNDYEEFTFLTRIRSWEGQQHGRIKHQKLSFTKTQMTSESGEKNTVLQKLNAIEYGSVEAIQDTLYDTKQVVKEFYQQFEQLRTDLVQEVAGIPDDRGDAKQRYVQVVLDRMIFLYFIQEKRLLDRDVEYLHDKHEDVVAEGGDVYDDFYHPLFFEMLAEGKQNPDFGSLPYLNGGLFSKNPVEEEFDDPRLGDSSERTNELFGEILDFLSDWNWNVDERLDIVDPKNLSPAILGHIFEQTVNQKEMGAYYTPEEITGFMARRTIHPYLLDQLNEAVDAEYEEIDDVFGFSAVDADTGAEALADGGAVTAQVPTENVQTRHVETLYHDVLTEMRVLDPAVGSGAFLLAAQEVLLDIYMQCIEFFQQLDAEGKGWELENKTRDELEEIETGRGGTSLYAKRSAILNNLYGVDIDEGAVEICKLRLWLSMVADIEDEPSEVEPLPNIDFNIRQGNSLIGQVDAVIESNEDGDSELDAWERKARFEDVKEAIKKHKRAETSAEAQKWRKEAEARIEEHREKFDDILRGEFQDAGFDDITIEELREWSPFHWPLEFADVFEQGGFDVFIGNPPWDMLYANRDDFFIRYDEQFRMYPSEEKDEVMEDLLSKPDIAQEWEAYQDSMETRADFFTKGDTYKLQSPVVGGRTMPTKNELSALFLERVFKLSRDGVKVSLLLPGTIFGGVMGKDLRMHLLNHTDVENLIGFENKGIFHSD, encoded by the coding sequence TTGAAAAAGCGACCGAACCTCGGTGAGGAGAACGAACTCGTCCTCCAGCTCACCGACACGGAGTTCATCGTCCTCGTCGAGGCTGGCCCGGGCGAATCGGCATCGGAGTTCAAGCCCGACAATCGGAACCGCAGGACGAACCTCGTGGCCACCAACGACTATGAGGAGTTCACCTTCCTCACGCGTATCCGGAGCTGGGAGGGGCAACAGCACGGGCGCATCAAGCACCAGAAGCTCTCGTTCACGAAGACGCAGATGACCAGCGAGAGCGGCGAGAAGAACACCGTCCTGCAGAAGCTCAACGCCATCGAGTATGGCTCGGTCGAGGCAATTCAGGACACGCTCTACGACACCAAGCAGGTGGTCAAGGAGTTCTACCAGCAGTTCGAGCAACTGCGCACCGACCTCGTTCAGGAGGTCGCCGGCATCCCCGACGACCGAGGCGACGCCAAGCAGCGGTACGTGCAGGTCGTTCTCGACCGGATGATCTTCCTCTACTTCATCCAAGAGAAACGCCTGCTCGACCGCGACGTGGAGTACCTCCACGACAAGCACGAGGACGTCGTCGCCGAGGGTGGCGACGTGTACGACGACTTCTACCATCCGCTCTTCTTCGAGATGCTCGCCGAGGGGAAGCAGAACCCCGACTTCGGGAGTCTCCCGTACCTGAACGGTGGCCTGTTCTCGAAGAATCCGGTTGAGGAGGAGTTCGACGACCCACGGCTGGGCGACTCGTCGGAGCGCACCAACGAACTGTTCGGCGAGATCCTCGACTTTCTCTCGGACTGGAACTGGAACGTGGACGAACGGCTCGACATCGTCGACCCAAAGAACCTCTCGCCGGCCATCCTCGGCCACATCTTCGAGCAGACGGTCAACCAAAAGGAGATGGGGGCGTACTACACGCCCGAGGAGATCACCGGGTTCATGGCCCGGCGGACGATCCACCCGTACCTTCTCGACCAGCTCAACGAGGCTGTCGACGCCGAGTACGAGGAGATCGACGACGTGTTCGGCTTCTCCGCCGTGGACGCTGATACCGGTGCAGAGGCCCTCGCAGACGGTGGAGCAGTCACAGCGCAGGTTCCGACCGAGAACGTCCAGACGCGTCACGTCGAAACGCTGTATCACGACGTGCTGACGGAGATGCGCGTCCTCGACCCGGCGGTCGGGAGTGGGGCGTTCCTGCTCGCCGCACAGGAGGTGCTGCTGGACATCTATATGCAGTGCATCGAGTTCTTCCAGCAGCTCGACGCCGAGGGGAAGGGCTGGGAGCTGGAGAACAAGACGCGTGACGAACTGGAGGAGATCGAGACAGGGAGAGGAGGAACCTCCCTCTACGCAAAGCGCTCGGCCATCCTGAACAACCTGTACGGGGTCGATATCGACGAGGGTGCTGTCGAAATCTGCAAGCTCCGCCTGTGGCTCTCGATGGTCGCCGATATCGAAGACGAGCCAAGTGAGGTTGAGCCACTGCCGAACATCGATTTCAACATCCGACAGGGGAACAGCCTCATCGGTCAGGTGGATGCGGTCATCGAGAGCAACGAAGACGGGGACAGCGAGCTAGACGCGTGGGAGAGAAAAGCACGTTTCGAGGACGTCAAGGAGGCCATCAAGAAACACAAGCGTGCCGAGACGAGTGCTGAGGCACAGAAGTGGCGGAAAGAGGCAGAAGCTCGGATCGAAGAGCATCGTGAGAAGTTCGACGACATCCTCCGAGGAGAGTTCCAAGATGCGGGCTTCGACGACATCACTATCGAGGAACTCCGAGAGTGGTCGCCCTTCCACTGGCCGTTAGAGTTCGCCGACGTGTTCGAGCAGGGCGGCTTCGACGTGTTCATCGGGAACCCGCCGTGGGATATGCTCTACGCGAACCGTGACGACTTCTTCATCCGGTACGACGAGCAGTTCCGCATGTATCCCTCGGAGGAGAAGGATGAGGTGATGGAGGATCTGCTTTCCAAGCCTGACATCGCACAAGAGTGGGAAGCGTATCAGGACTCGATGGAGACCCGAGCGGACTTCTTCACCAAGGGGGACACCTACAAACTCCAGTCGCCGGTGGTCGGTGGTCGCACGATGCCGACGAAGAACGAGCTGTCAGCTCTCTTTCTGGAGCGAGTCTTCAAGCTCTCTCGAGACGGTGTGAAGGTGAGTCTCCTTCTTCCCGGTACCATCTTCGGTGGAGTGATGGGCAAAGACCTCCGGATGCACTTACTGAATCACACCGACGTGGAGAACCTCATCGGCTTCGAGAACAAGGGCATCTTTCATAGTGATTAA
- a CDS encoding nucleotidyltransferase, whose product MSIPNSKFDDWKGTGADAGSATARTRIINALEMDRSSLPDDIEFDTFLQGSYKNDTHTYGSSDVDVVVKLESAWLADTSNLDSEEQARYDRDTTDADYTYRDFRKDVFNTLKTRFNSTTSKPVVWDGKAIEINDGPLPVDVDVVPCRDYRIYRSYPSNGEPDIDHGMAFSPRHSTERIVNFPKMHYQNGTEQHANFKETVRIFKNARDYFNEKWESPYRIDAPSYFIECLIYNVPERILRRSKRSDRFEEILDHLQADSTDLTTFDQVSEMEPLFGTSNTQWDVDSAMTMLTHLGTMWNDWYDQHNRRLFT is encoded by the coding sequence GTGAGTATTCCGAACTCCAAGTTCGACGACTGGAAGGGCACAGGAGCGGATGCCGGGTCGGCGACTGCACGTACGCGCATCATCAACGCTCTCGAGATGGATCGGTCGTCACTACCTGACGACATCGAGTTCGATACGTTCCTGCAGGGGTCATACAAGAACGACACCCACACCTACGGATCGAGTGACGTCGACGTCGTCGTCAAACTCGAATCGGCGTGGCTGGCCGATACGTCGAACCTCGACTCCGAGGAACAAGCCCGGTACGATCGCGACACCACAGATGCAGACTACACGTATCGAGACTTCCGCAAGGACGTGTTCAACACCCTGAAAACCCGCTTCAACAGCACGACATCGAAGCCGGTGGTGTGGGACGGGAAGGCCATCGAGATCAACGACGGGCCACTGCCAGTCGATGTTGACGTAGTGCCCTGTCGAGACTACCGAATCTACCGGTCGTACCCATCGAATGGAGAACCGGACATCGACCACGGGATGGCATTCAGTCCTCGGCACAGCACCGAGCGCATCGTCAACTTCCCGAAGATGCACTACCAGAACGGGACGGAGCAACACGCGAACTTCAAAGAGACGGTTCGGATCTTCAAGAACGCACGCGACTACTTCAACGAGAAGTGGGAGTCCCCGTACCGCATCGATGCTCCATCATACTTCATCGAGTGCCTCATCTACAACGTCCCCGAGCGCATCCTACGGCGGTCGAAGCGAAGCGACCGGTTCGAGGAGATTCTCGACCATCTCCAAGCCGACAGCACCGACCTAACGACGTTCGATCAGGTGTCCGAGATGGAACCCCTGTTCGGCACCAGCAACACCCAGTGGGACGTCGACTCGGCCATGACGATGCTCACCCACCTCGGAACGATGTGGAACGACTGGTACGACCAACACAATCGCCGTCTCTTCACATGA
- a CDS encoding helicase-related protein, which produces MKLPLVDRKTRHRKTNRQTADEITEGQSLHERFQQELEDDIAELNNAQLGRLDRLRDFIADGLVDVRVRNPEQGYFHAKGACFRGVVDDPSIREGDTDRRASVTIVGSSNFSQSGQRHNIELNLTSQERGDVEAFEEWYDNQWANAEGFSEEIVQLIEDSDRYQEWKERKEQGADDEETQATVGTYIEPFEMYKLLAYDELSGNVGTRDSPLYYFQALGYESAKEKLSRYDGCIISDSVGLGKSFIGSELLYDYRQQGDRCLLIVPANLTDQWRDLLQDATDEDGNLYFGLDVDGTHLDVMSISKFQNLSYEAVQELNDAFDVVLIDEAHRFRNSGRWRPNPDHDDDYKGTRRHANLRLLRNQTMIMLTATPINNSATDLKNLIGLFTSAEELMNKASLDFSAFDNYIEKSEQRKRIAAGKEEVTDEEQQKLTEQLQRHSAEISEILNDVMVLRTRKHVKETIKDDEDFEMSFKPPTLSKEQYSLPPAYQPIYRMLPDVMDALHLPHITIRNPQAGGTLKALYKLNLLKRLESSTYAFVQSIQTLHESERALLGFLDGLPDEEDIDVLRAVQDDDASATIDDFVEGADAAEDLEQSLEEFGFDTGALRADGGDDDRGDQLELADATVGEVKQYIREDLTLLAYFLSRFIGRVAEDTGGVADAEVELEQWLAEHGAAVLPDVPEDDPNPTLYPSSDLSEADTATLDFYEAVFALRAFRDPKIDRLTEVLNGHQQKVLVFTQYRATADYVHRTLIEDPDSPLTDANSAVVKGGDENKQDIIKRFAPEASGYQRTLAESDETELEYVVATDTLSEGVNLQDIGVVVNYDLPWNPMRIVQRVGRIDRIGSTADKHVHNFYPDGDIEAAIKLLERLQAKIDDIALIVGKENNILDPNEDAVLERAGVETQKTIGELEVEEIERSLRQSREVDDYNELDDTSKNPLLRNAGSDESAAFERYLLKQELDEDYDLEADDFEFAEDYFDDSPGEREMLYTNAVDHDSGPRPGVFGLAHLWFEDEETGETEPAPLGRVRRAFYYKPFSGEVKERPVRHLGIEPNTVGEPVEGNTDSVLSNRGVIEEHLEARLEAIREGQVGAAFKQGEQLSKEQETILDFVSHYFVPNYGDGSAPHDNHETLGEWATALHDRLNEVKLANTDEDRILRETFRHHPEYDSFTKWPPEEFLAELDAFLEENIEASSEYQDTLVGESSVQARLVCWGVVGR; this is translated from the coding sequence CTGAAGCTGCCGTTAGTCGACCGCAAAACAAGGCATCGAAAGACCAACCGACAGACGGCCGACGAGATCACCGAGGGACAAAGTCTCCACGAACGGTTCCAGCAAGAGCTGGAAGATGACATCGCCGAATTGAACAATGCCCAGCTCGGTCGACTCGACCGACTCCGAGATTTCATCGCCGACGGTCTCGTCGATGTACGTGTACGGAATCCCGAGCAGGGCTATTTCCACGCCAAGGGCGCATGCTTCCGGGGCGTCGTCGACGACCCGAGCATCCGAGAGGGAGACACCGACCGCCGAGCCAGTGTCACGATCGTTGGATCGTCCAACTTCTCACAGAGCGGCCAACGCCACAACATCGAGCTCAATCTCACGAGCCAAGAACGCGGTGACGTCGAGGCCTTCGAGGAGTGGTACGACAATCAGTGGGCCAACGCCGAGGGCTTCAGCGAGGAGATCGTCCAGCTCATCGAGGACAGTGATCGGTATCAGGAGTGGAAGGAACGGAAAGAGCAGGGAGCCGATGACGAGGAGACACAGGCGACTGTCGGAACGTACATCGAACCGTTCGAGATGTACAAGCTCCTCGCGTACGACGAACTGAGCGGCAACGTTGGAACGCGTGACAGCCCTCTCTACTACTTCCAAGCGCTCGGCTATGAGAGCGCGAAAGAGAAGCTCTCGCGCTACGATGGCTGTATCATCTCGGACTCGGTCGGCCTCGGGAAGTCCTTCATCGGGAGTGAGCTGCTCTACGACTACCGGCAACAAGGTGACCGATGCCTACTCATCGTCCCGGCCAACCTGACCGACCAGTGGCGCGACCTCCTGCAGGACGCGACCGACGAGGACGGGAATCTGTACTTCGGGCTGGACGTCGATGGGACGCATCTCGACGTCATGAGTATCAGCAAGTTCCAGAATCTCTCGTACGAGGCGGTGCAGGAACTGAACGATGCGTTCGACGTGGTGCTAATCGACGAGGCCCACCGATTCCGCAACTCCGGTCGATGGCGACCGAATCCCGACCACGATGACGACTACAAGGGGACGCGTCGTCACGCCAATCTCCGGCTGCTCCGCAATCAGACGATGATCATGCTGACTGCGACGCCAATCAACAACTCCGCGACCGACTTGAAGAATCTTATCGGGTTGTTCACCAGCGCGGAAGAGCTGATGAACAAGGCCTCACTGGACTTCTCGGCGTTCGACAACTACATCGAGAAGTCAGAGCAACGCAAGCGAATTGCAGCAGGGAAAGAGGAAGTCACCGACGAAGAGCAACAGAAACTGACCGAGCAGCTGCAGCGCCACTCGGCAGAAATCTCTGAGATTCTGAACGATGTGATGGTGCTTCGGACACGTAAGCACGTCAAGGAGACGATCAAGGACGACGAGGACTTCGAGATGAGCTTCAAGCCCCCCACGCTCTCCAAGGAGCAGTACAGTCTGCCGCCAGCCTACCAACCCATCTATCGGATGCTCCCCGACGTGATGGACGCGCTCCACCTCCCGCACATCACGATCCGAAACCCGCAGGCAGGCGGGACGCTGAAGGCACTCTATAAGTTGAACCTTCTGAAGCGACTGGAGTCTTCGACGTACGCGTTCGTGCAGTCGATTCAGACGCTCCACGAGAGCGAGCGCGCACTACTGGGATTCCTCGATGGGCTCCCCGACGAGGAAGACATAGACGTGTTGCGGGCCGTTCAGGACGACGACGCGTCGGCGACGATCGACGACTTCGTCGAGGGCGCAGATGCTGCGGAGGACTTGGAGCAGTCACTCGAGGAGTTCGGGTTCGACACCGGGGCACTCCGCGCAGATGGTGGCGATGATGACCGAGGTGACCAGCTCGAACTCGCGGACGCGACCGTCGGTGAAGTGAAGCAGTACATCCGCGAAGACTTGACGCTACTCGCGTACTTCCTCTCGCGGTTTATCGGTCGGGTCGCCGAGGACACGGGCGGGGTGGCCGATGCCGAGGTTGAGCTAGAGCAGTGGCTGGCCGAGCATGGGGCGGCCGTCCTCCCGGACGTGCCCGAAGACGACCCGAACCCGACGCTCTACCCGAGCAGTGATCTGTCGGAGGCTGACACAGCCACGCTCGACTTCTACGAGGCGGTGTTTGCACTCCGTGCGTTCCGTGACCCCAAAATCGACCGGTTGACCGAGGTGCTGAACGGCCACCAACAGAAAGTTCTCGTCTTCACCCAGTACCGAGCGACCGCAGACTACGTCCACCGCACGCTGATTGAGGATCCCGACTCGCCGTTGACCGATGCAAACAGTGCCGTGGTGAAGGGAGGGGACGAGAACAAACAGGACATCATCAAGCGGTTCGCGCCCGAGGCATCTGGCTATCAACGAACGCTCGCGGAGAGTGACGAGACAGAGCTGGAGTACGTCGTCGCCACGGACACGCTCAGCGAGGGGGTCAATCTGCAGGACATCGGAGTCGTCGTCAACTACGACCTCCCGTGGAATCCGATGCGGATCGTCCAGCGGGTCGGTCGCATCGACCGCATCGGGTCGACGGCCGACAAGCACGTCCACAACTTCTATCCGGACGGAGACATCGAGGCGGCGATCAAGCTACTGGAGCGGCTTCAGGCGAAGATCGACGACATCGCGCTGATCGTCGGGAAGGAGAACAATATCCTCGATCCGAACGAGGACGCCGTGTTGGAGCGGGCCGGCGTCGAGACACAGAAGACCATCGGGGAACTGGAGGTCGAAGAGATCGAACGATCGCTCCGTCAGTCACGCGAAGTGGACGACTACAACGAGCTGGACGACACCTCGAAGAATCCACTCCTCCGAAACGCCGGGAGCGACGAGAGCGCGGCGTTCGAGCGATACCTGCTCAAGCAGGAACTCGACGAGGATTACGACCTCGAAGCGGACGACTTCGAGTTCGCCGAGGACTACTTCGACGACAGTCCGGGCGAGCGCGAAATGCTGTACACGAACGCCGTGGATCACGACTCCGGCCCACGACCGGGCGTGTTCGGGCTGGCGCATCTCTGGTTCGAGGATGAGGAGACCGGTGAGACCGAACCCGCACCGCTGGGACGCGTGCGTCGCGCGTTCTACTACAAGCCGTTCTCAGGGGAGGTCAAGGAGCGACCAGTTCGGCACTTGGGCATCGAACCGAACACGGTCGGCGAACCAGTCGAGGGCAACACTGACTCGGTGCTGTCGAACCGAGGTGTAATAGAAGAGCATCTGGAAGCCCGACTCGAAGCCATCCGTGAGGGGCAGGTCGGAGCGGCGTTCAAACAGGGCGAACAGCTCTCGAAGGAACAGGAGACCATACTGGACTTCGTGAGCCACTACTTCGTGCCGAACTACGGTGACGGGAGCGCTCCCCACGACAACCACGAAACACTCGGTGAGTGGGCCACTGCGCTCCACGACCGACTGAACGAGGTGAAGCTGGCCAACACGGACGAGGATCGAATTCTCAGGGAGACGTTCCGACATCACCCCGAGTACGACTCGTTCACCAAGTGGCCACCCGAGGAGTTCCTCGCCGAACTCGACGCGTTCCTCGAAGAGAACATCGAGGCCTCGTCAGAGTATCAGGATACCCTCGTCGGCGAAAGTTCGGTTCAGGCACGTCTCGTCTGTTGGGGTGTCGTCGGTCGGTAG
- a CDS encoding transposase — MPGDSRKKRPELSEKTVVVVDQFTKHVGTVQRRGWFPIGSNPTIETATSWKSVTVLGAVTDDGDSFFCWTEENLTRKHGIRLLEALKQRFGDELVVFLDRAGYFWARDLWEHVSGDRATETVGDSSVACLRGDDLDVWYFPSKLPELNAVEGCWDQLQEWFKYRLIPDLSTLKDYIPRGLSAITEPNIWPYLTGKDSS; from the coding sequence ATTCCAGGAGACAGTCGAAAAAAACGGCCCGAACTGAGTGAAAAAACGGTCGTTGTCGTCGACCAGTTTACCAAACACGTCGGAACCGTCCAGCGGCGTGGCTGGTTCCCGATCGGCTCGAATCCGACGATAGAGACTGCAACTTCTTGGAAGTCGGTGACAGTGCTGGGCGCTGTCACCGACGACGGTGACAGCTTCTTCTGCTGGACAGAAGAGAATCTCACACGGAAACACGGGATTCGACTGTTAGAGGCGTTGAAACAGCGCTTCGGTGACGAGTTAGTGGTGTTTCTTGACCGGGCAGGCTACTTCTGGGCGCGAGATCTCTGGGAGCACGTCAGCGGAGACCGAGCGACCGAAACTGTCGGAGACAGTTCGGTCGCGTGCCTCCGCGGTGACGATCTCGACGTCTGGTACTTTCCGTCAAAACTCCCCGAATTGAACGCAGTCGAAGGCTGCTGGGACCAGCTGCAGGAGTGGTTCAAGTACCGTCTTATTCCAGATCTCTCGACGCTGAAAGACTACATTCCACGAGGACTGAGCGCAATCACCGAACCAAACATCTGGCCGTATCTTACTGGTAAAGATTCGTCTTAA
- a CDS encoding IS630 family transposase, giving the protein MGRLDEITLEELYELKEQIDEGKPRERVLAAIGRKQGDQLETLADRHGVVEKTIRNWLDRFEEEPIEQAPYDAPRPGGPAKIEGQDREQLFEQLQQPPTELGYDQQAWSAKLLLHHVKEEYGVEYHENYAYELLREAGLSLRTARPQHHEADPEEKAEFQETVEKNGPN; this is encoded by the coding sequence ATGGGTCGGCTCGATGAGATTACGCTTGAGGAACTCTACGAGCTCAAAGAGCAGATAGACGAAGGGAAGCCGCGAGAACGTGTTCTCGCGGCGATCGGGCGCAAGCAGGGCGATCAACTGGAGACGCTGGCTGACCGCCACGGCGTCGTCGAGAAAACGATCCGCAACTGGCTTGATCGGTTCGAGGAAGAACCGATCGAGCAAGCTCCTTACGACGCTCCTCGCCCAGGAGGCCCAGCAAAGATCGAGGGACAAGACCGTGAGCAGCTGTTCGAACAGTTGCAACAGCCGCCAACTGAACTCGGCTACGATCAGCAAGCGTGGTCAGCCAAGCTCCTGCTTCACCACGTCAAAGAGGAGTACGGTGTTGAATACCACGAGAACTACGCCTACGAGTTGTTGAGAGAGGCCGGGCTGTCCTTGCGGACAGCACGGCCTCAACACCATGAGGCAGATCCTGAGGAGAAGGCTGAATTCCAGGAGACAGTCGAAAAAAACGGCCCGAACTGA
- a CDS encoding recombinase family protein: MSERQTARAYVRLSDYSSRSIEGQIEDCEAYCDRNSFHLDQIYNEGYNASGWDESREEYQQMLTDAEEGEFDVLVVRDGSRLGRDHRERIRRFFDLNEWSIEFHTVDRGHVNAEKPADFLMEVFRAFSDDHGKRGEVERLEAEKERRRELGYYSKEPPTGLAYDRQKHYLTRGDGFEEVIDVIEMREGGATYDEMEQSAPFSRSTISKLLTRREKYRAVAEGGKLGHKLEVVWSEGDHETTDD, encoded by the coding sequence ATGAGCGAACGACAAACTGCTCGGGCCTACGTTCGTCTCTCCGACTACTCGAGTCGAAGCATCGAGGGACAGATTGAGGACTGCGAGGCGTACTGCGACCGCAACAGCTTCCATCTCGATCAGATCTACAACGAGGGCTACAATGCAAGCGGTTGGGACGAGTCCCGAGAGGAGTACCAACAGATGCTCACAGATGCAGAAGAAGGAGAGTTCGACGTCCTCGTCGTTCGGGACGGTTCACGACTTGGACGCGACCACCGAGAGCGGATCCGGAGATTCTTCGACCTCAACGAGTGGAGTATCGAGTTCCATACCGTCGACCGTGGCCACGTGAACGCCGAGAAGCCTGCAGACTTCCTCATGGAGGTGTTCCGAGCGTTCTCGGACGACCACGGGAAACGCGGTGAGGTGGAAAGGCTGGAAGCCGAGAAGGAACGCCGGAGAGAACTCGGCTACTACTCGAAGGAACCACCCACCGGACTCGCATACGACCGACAGAAACACTATTTGACCCGAGGAGACGGATTTGAGGAGGTCATCGATGTCATTGAGATGCGAGAGGGGGGTGCGACATATGACGAGATGGAACAATCCGCACCGTTCTCTCGGAGCACCATCTCGAAGTTGCTCACGCGTCGTGAGAAGTACAGAGCCGTCGCCGAAGGTGGGAAGCTCGGTCACAAACTCGAAGTAGTCTGGTCGGAGGGCGACCACGAGACGACCGACGACTGA